One window from the genome of Eublepharis macularius isolate TG4126 chromosome 15, MPM_Emac_v1.0, whole genome shotgun sequence encodes:
- the LOC129342862 gene encoding carcinoembryonic antigen-related cell adhesion molecule 5-like: MAFDGPIGWDPRYLLPPSPSRPPELPPPTTAASFNRPVVAVLTCSSQIVLALGQDSREILPKPSVMPSHALVLVGETLALTCLSQDNSTSIQWLKDNHYLPPNNKLHLSDGNRTLLRKGVTKADAGAYQCEVRNSVSFRTSDAANVSVAYGPDAVEISPSGNITQPFGSPLILTCSADSVPVPQFGWLFNSTSVGQNSSRLTVNSTMWENEGIYECWVYNTLINRTGWASVTVIVTDQESPSAHPGLSLRLISGSIFGLLTVVVLIVAPLYCLCARVWREKSSQVTSTTALCDNRPPGLHVRPGPKPENSPDPSSTYQALQYGDEALYQELGK; this comes from the exons ATGGCTTTTGATGGACCAATAGGGTGGGACCCGAGATATCTTCTTCCCCCGTCTCCGTCGAGGCCCccagaactcccccctcccaccacagcTGCATCTTTCAACAGACCAG TTGTGGCGGTCCTGACCTGCTCCTCCCAAATAGTTCTGGCCCTGGGACAAGATTCTAGAG AAATCCTGCCAAAGCCAAGCGTGATGCCTTCGCATGCTCTGGTACTAGTGGGCGAGACTCTTGCTCTCACCTGCCTGTCCCAGGATAACTCCACCAGTATCCAGTGGCTGAAGGACAACCACTACCTTCCACCCAACAATAAACTGCATCTCTCTGATGGAAACCGGACCCTCCTTCGAAAGGGGGTCACCAAGGCTGATGCAGGTGCCTACCAGTGCGAAGTCAGGAACTCGGTCTCCTTCCGCACGAGTGACGCTGCGAATGTCTCGGTGGCCT ATGGACCGGATGCTGTCGAAATAAGTCCCTCTGGAAACATAACTCAGCCCTTTGGTTCCCCTCTAATTCTAACCTGCAGTGCTGATTCGGTCCCTGTGCCCCAGTTCGGCTGGCTTTTCAATAGCACCAGTGTGGGTCAGAATAGTAGTCGCCTGACCGTCAATTCCACAATGTGGGAAAACGAGGGGATCTATGAATGCTGGGTGTACAACACTCTAATCAACCGCACAGGCTGGGCATCTGTGACGGTGATAGTAACAGACCAAG AATCCCCTTCTGCTCATCCGGGATTATCCTTGCGTCTCATTTCAGGCAGCATTTTTGGACTGCTGACTGTGGTGGTTTTAATTGTCGCCCCTCTTTACTGTTTGT GTGCCCGTGTTTGGAGAGAGAAGTCCTCACAGGTCACATCAACCACAGCCCTGTGTGACAACCGTCCCCCTGGCCTGCACGTGAGGCCTGGA CCAAAGCCAGAGAACTCCCCTGATCCCAGCTCTACATACCAG GCGCTCCAGTACGGAGATGAAGCCTTATATCAAGAGTTGGGCAA GTGA
- the LOC129342861 gene encoding carcinoembryonic antigen-related cell adhesion molecule 19-like isoform X1 produces MELPKGRRGSHMVMILSAGIILSCVLQLGAAQRRISIILEPPKPQEGQDVTLSVQGGPQQLKLCEWSRDIRKGGLETILEYNPNKSPQQRNGTAFSGRETVRADCSLRITKLRQSDEGNYSVIIEGASTRQQPPQKPDQEPDEFFEGSVYLQVSVSNQITITVLSTPQQPNEGQQVTLTPQGIPKKFELCEWFKQGAFGNLRPITSYKPNDQQNPQSTDPGSKGRLSVREDCSLHITQLTTSDSGTYIVQIQVLSDRQQQQPGQETRPQEPGVPREYRGQVELQVKAVSSKDPQKGGHNHSAGLNYSAGVIAGALLGVFAWTDTLTSLFYGLCATLSWPGRLL; encoded by the exons ATGGAGCTACCCAAGGGACGGAGGGGATCTCACATGGTCATGATCCTGTCAG CAGGAATCATTCTGAGCTGTGTCTTGCAGCTTGGAGCGGCGCAGAGAAGAATTTCCATCATCCTTGAGCCACCAAAACCTCAAGAGGGTCAAGATGTCACCCTGTCCGTTCAGGGAGGCCCACAACAGCTTAAACTGTGCGAATGGAGTCGAGATATCCGTAAGGGGGGACTAGAGACCATCCTTGAATACAACCCAAACAAATCCCCCCAGCAGAGAAACGGCACAGCCTTCAGCGGGCGGGAGACAGTCAGAGCGGATTGCTCCTTGCGTATCACAAAGCTGAGACAGTCCGACGAGGGGAACTACTCTGTGATTATCGAAGGGGCCTCGACCAGGCAACAACCCCCTCAGAAACCCGACCAAGAACCAGACGAGTTCTTTGAAGGCTCTGTTTATCTACAGGTGTCAG TCTCGAATCAAATTACCATCACTGTCCTGTCCACACCACAGCAACCCAACGAAGGTCAGCAAGTCACTCTGACCCCGCAAGGAATCCCCAAGAAGTTTGAGCTTTGTGAATGGTTCAAACAGGGCGCTTTCGGGAACCTACGTCCCATCACCTCGTACAAACCCAATGACCAGCAAAACCCTCAGAGTACTGACCCCGGCAGCAAGGGGAGGCTATCTGTGAGAGAGGATTGCTCTTTGCACATCACTCAACTTACCACCTCCGACTCCGGCACTTACATTGTGCAGATACAGGTTCTTTCGGACAGGCAGCAACAACAACCAGGTCAGGAGACCAGGCCCCAAGAGCCCGGAGTACCACGGGAATACAGAGGCCAAGTAGAACTGCAGGTCAAGGCAGTCTCTA gCAAAGACCCACAGAAGGGTGGGCACAACCATTCAGCGGGCTTGAATTACTCTGCCGGAGTCATCGCAGGAGCTTTGCTGGGGGTCTTTGCCTGGACGGACACGTTGACCTCCCTCTTCTACGGCCTCTGTG CCACTTTGTCTTGGCCTGGGCGCCTCCTGTGA
- the LOC129342861 gene encoding carcinoembryonic antigen-related cell adhesion molecule 19-like isoform X2 encodes MELPKGRRGSHMVMILSGIILSCVLQLGAAQRRISIILEPPKPQEGQDVTLSVQGGPQQLKLCEWSRDIRKGGLETILEYNPNKSPQQRNGTAFSGRETVRADCSLRITKLRQSDEGNYSVIIEGASTRQQPPQKPDQEPDEFFEGSVYLQVSVSNQITITVLSTPQQPNEGQQVTLTPQGIPKKFELCEWFKQGAFGNLRPITSYKPNDQQNPQSTDPGSKGRLSVREDCSLHITQLTTSDSGTYIVQIQVLSDRQQQQPGQETRPQEPGVPREYRGQVELQVKAVSSKDPQKGGHNHSAGLNYSAGVIAGALLGVFAWTDTLTSLFYGLCATLSWPGRLL; translated from the exons ATGGAGCTACCCAAGGGACGGAGGGGATCTCACATGGTCATGATCCTGTCAG GAATCATTCTGAGCTGTGTCTTGCAGCTTGGAGCGGCGCAGAGAAGAATTTCCATCATCCTTGAGCCACCAAAACCTCAAGAGGGTCAAGATGTCACCCTGTCCGTTCAGGGAGGCCCACAACAGCTTAAACTGTGCGAATGGAGTCGAGATATCCGTAAGGGGGGACTAGAGACCATCCTTGAATACAACCCAAACAAATCCCCCCAGCAGAGAAACGGCACAGCCTTCAGCGGGCGGGAGACAGTCAGAGCGGATTGCTCCTTGCGTATCACAAAGCTGAGACAGTCCGACGAGGGGAACTACTCTGTGATTATCGAAGGGGCCTCGACCAGGCAACAACCCCCTCAGAAACCCGACCAAGAACCAGACGAGTTCTTTGAAGGCTCTGTTTATCTACAGGTGTCAG TCTCGAATCAAATTACCATCACTGTCCTGTCCACACCACAGCAACCCAACGAAGGTCAGCAAGTCACTCTGACCCCGCAAGGAATCCCCAAGAAGTTTGAGCTTTGTGAATGGTTCAAACAGGGCGCTTTCGGGAACCTACGTCCCATCACCTCGTACAAACCCAATGACCAGCAAAACCCTCAGAGTACTGACCCCGGCAGCAAGGGGAGGCTATCTGTGAGAGAGGATTGCTCTTTGCACATCACTCAACTTACCACCTCCGACTCCGGCACTTACATTGTGCAGATACAGGTTCTTTCGGACAGGCAGCAACAACAACCAGGTCAGGAGACCAGGCCCCAAGAGCCCGGAGTACCACGGGAATACAGAGGCCAAGTAGAACTGCAGGTCAAGGCAGTCTCTA gCAAAGACCCACAGAAGGGTGGGCACAACCATTCAGCGGGCTTGAATTACTCTGCCGGAGTCATCGCAGGAGCTTTGCTGGGGGTCTTTGCCTGGACGGACACGTTGACCTCCCTCTTCTACGGCCTCTGTG CCACTTTGTCTTGGCCTGGGCGCCTCCTGTGA